The Nicotiana tomentosiformis chromosome 2, ASM39032v3, whole genome shotgun sequence genome includes the window CGTGTTTGCCAgttcttcttctaagcgggctgcctcatttttagcatgttttagatctttatccatgacCCGTAAGGCAAgttgataatctttctcaatatttaaatGAATCTTAGCGACTCCGGCTTGCTGCTGGGCTTGTTGTTTGGCTATGGTCATCTGAgcttgctccaattcctctttcAGCCTTTCTATAGttctttgatcatttctcctcctATTCGACCCCTCAAGCCTATCTCCAAATGACGAAGGATCATTAAACTaggtaatatattcagggatcacctctccacgatctcggtcttctaccatCTCATTCAACTCTgagactttacttgcataccaaatttttataatttcttcttcgtcatgaggttgatctttaccaaaatcataatagaacttgctcatatctcgtgttggtggaACCTCTTGTAGTCGTGCAAACTAGCGCATTACCCGAAGTGCAGCATATGgctgaacaccatccaatcctatgagtaccaaataagaatgGTATGCAGACTCACATATGACCTCTTTAGAGGAAAACTAATCGTAATTCCAAGTGATCCCTTTGGCGTacagagtaagaagtagttctttccaaGCATCTATCCCTTCTGGTAAGTCACATTCgtcaattcttttctggtgatcataagtatgattgggccatagctcCCTAAAATCAGTGATCGTAGGATGTCGATaaaaatgctccaaaaaccatatctgtaGCAAAATGTTGCAACCGTCAAAGTTTCACGCGCCCAatttacatctagttaaagcacgaaaaatgcaagaaagaatcatagggaccaAAGCATAATCATCCCCTTCTGAAgtcagagcctcaactacacctgccaagcGGAGGTCAATGCGTCCTTCACTTTCCGGGAAAACTACGCGCCCCAAAAAAgcaaccataaatgcaaaccttctgTGAACCTTCTATGTTTCCTtattttcctttgattttaaTTTTTCCACATTCCTTTCAAAATTGTATTCTAGGCCATACAAGTGAAACAAAAATCTCAACTTAACCCACTTGCCTCCTAaaccttcatattgtccgtaatttatgttcaGGAGCTTCAGAAACTTACCATCATTCATATTTTTTGGTACTACGGGCCTTTGGCGGCGAAGATTGCGGCCCCACCCCTGAAAATGGGCGATTTcctccaaggtcggagtcatttcacagtcggtAAAATAGAACACATTATTTTCAGAATTCCAGTGCGGAATTAAAGCTTAGATCACATCCCTCCTGGGCTTGATCGTcatcatgtgaaccaaatgtcccaagtaCTTCTTTATTTGGTTTTgctcatattccttaaagtctctccaccaatcccacaacaactgtggtatctgatcgaGAATCAGAAAATTCGGTATCCCTTCTCATCTGGGCCTTTTTCAGATTtacctctttccccactcatggtGTACCTGTTTACCCAGACACGAGGTTAGACTTTAATCAAATATATTATTGACACAAAAAATCCAATTTCTTG containing:
- the LOC138905468 gene encoding uncharacterized protein, coding for MSKFYYDFGKDQPHDEEEIIKIWLEGSNRRRNDQRTIERLKEELEQAQMTIAKQQAQQQAGVAKIHLNIEKDYQLALRVMDKDLKHAKNEAARLEEELANTIGLVRRVEANKNVEIHKLQEDLSIIEEDANQQQLEFDQQIEQFERERAHWIRSKGQLHAQLEEIKR